From the genome of Proteus vulgaris, one region includes:
- a CDS encoding PTS system mannose/fructose/sorbose family transporter subunit IID yields MVSDNSTALKTQDKPETGSLIDGIDEYQDTTVRKVITKGDLWKCAFRGLFMEGNFNFERMQGGGFAFSIIPALKKIHGNNKRDYATSLKNHLQFFNASPKLFTFLLGTAVAMEENKEKPSTVNVMKVAGMGPTGGIGDAIDHMTLMPLTLALGASIAMEGSIAGPFVFFFLYQIVHFLVYFGLMFMGYRAGTAAMVNMSDATEKLAKAANIMGIFVIGALSATFIKVQTTASLELGGKVVELQSALFDKIMPNLLPLCLVFLMYKMVKSTGFWGKPPVLIFSTLAFGVVGHVLGFL; encoded by the coding sequence ATGGTATCTGATAACAGCACTGCATTGAAAACACAAGATAAACCAGAAACGGGTTCTTTGATTGATGGCATTGATGAGTACCAAGATACTACGGTCAGAAAAGTTATCACTAAAGGTGATCTTTGGAAGTGTGCGTTCCGAGGGTTATTTATGGAAGGTAACTTTAACTTTGAACGTATGCAAGGCGGTGGATTTGCCTTCTCAATTATTCCGGCACTAAAGAAGATCCACGGGAATAATAAACGCGATTATGCAACATCACTGAAAAACCATCTGCAATTTTTTAATGCCAGTCCTAAGCTGTTTACCTTTTTATTAGGTACAGCTGTTGCAATGGAAGAAAACAAAGAAAAACCATCAACTGTTAACGTGATGAAAGTAGCAGGAATGGGGCCAACAGGGGGCATTGGTGACGCTATCGATCATATGACCTTAATGCCACTTACATTAGCATTGGGCGCATCTATTGCAATGGAAGGCTCGATTGCGGGACCTTTTGTTTTCTTCTTTTTATATCAAATTGTGCACTTTTTAGTGTATTTCGGGCTGATGTTTATGGGTTATCGCGCGGGAACTGCTGCGATGGTCAATATGAGTGATGCCACTGAAAAACTGGCTAAAGCCGCCAATATTATGGGGATCTTTGTCATTGGGGCGCTCTCCGCGACCTTTATCAAGGTGCAAACCACCGCCTCGTTAGAGCTGGGAGGAAAGGTGGTCGAATTGCAAAGCGCGCTCTTTGACAAAATCATGCCGAATTTACTGCCTCTGTGCTTAGTTTTCCTGATGTACAAAATGGTAAAAAGCACCGGCTTTTGGGGAAAACCTCCGGTATTGATTTTCTCAACTCTTGCATTTGGTGTTGTCGGCCACGTATTAGGATTCTTATAA
- the nagA gene encoding N-acetylglucosamine-6-phosphate deacetylase, protein MSQRYAILADRTFTPEGIRYLCYVCVRGDVIESITSQAPTDCPIIRLKGKSLLPGFVDIHIHGREGADVMDATEQGLQTIADALVKTGVVAWVGTTVTAPIDDIRLALSQVREFLSKPQMSGALLLGSFLEGPYFTERHRGSHPVKYLKAPTISELETLLESAGDTLLRVAVAPEAQGSIEAIDWLVNRGIKPSVAHTAATYEQTSDAFLHGADCGVHLYNGMTGLHHREPGCCGAVLYHDVLAELIADGIHVHPVMMQLAYRMKGYQQLALITDCMRAGGLPDGDYTLGAQTVSVTQGQAKTADGSLAGSTCSLDSALRNMVQLAHIPEWEAVQMATAIPAEYLGIGDKLGYIKVGQQASFAVVDECFHLTDTFIRGNHIYSVSGENV, encoded by the coding sequence ATGAGTCAGCGATACGCCATTTTGGCAGATAGAACGTTTACGCCTGAAGGAATTCGTTATCTCTGTTATGTCTGTGTTAGGGGCGATGTCATTGAATCGATCACCTCGCAAGCACCAACAGATTGCCCCATTATTCGCCTAAAAGGGAAATCATTATTACCCGGTTTTGTGGATATCCATATTCATGGTCGTGAAGGTGCAGATGTCATGGATGCGACTGAACAAGGGTTGCAAACCATTGCTGATGCTTTAGTGAAAACAGGCGTTGTAGCGTGGGTTGGTACAACAGTTACTGCGCCTATAGATGATATTCGCCTCGCATTATCACAAGTACGTGAGTTTTTATCAAAGCCACAAATGTCCGGTGCGTTGTTGCTTGGGAGTTTTTTAGAAGGGCCTTATTTTACCGAACGCCATCGAGGCTCTCACCCAGTGAAATATCTAAAAGCACCAACAATATCAGAGTTAGAAACACTGCTTGAAAGTGCAGGTGACACATTATTGCGTGTCGCTGTTGCGCCAGAAGCACAAGGTTCAATAGAAGCGATTGATTGGTTGGTCAATCGAGGTATTAAACCAAGTGTGGCGCATACAGCGGCAACTTACGAGCAAACTTCAGATGCTTTTTTACATGGAGCTGATTGTGGTGTGCATTTGTATAACGGTATGACGGGACTTCATCACCGTGAGCCTGGATGTTGTGGTGCCGTGTTATATCACGATGTATTAGCAGAATTGATTGCCGATGGCATTCACGTTCATCCCGTGATGATGCAATTAGCGTATCGCATGAAAGGTTACCAGCAACTCGCGTTAATTACAGATTGCATGCGTGCAGGTGGGTTGCCTGATGGTGATTATACGTTGGGTGCTCAAACAGTGAGTGTTACTCAAGGCCAGGCCAAAACAGCAGATGGCTCTTTGGCTGGGAGTACCTGTAGCTTAGATAGTGCATTGCGAAATATGGTGCAACTTGCGCACATACCTGAGTGGGAAGCTGTACAAATGGCGACTGCGATCCCAGCTGAGTATCTCGGTATCGGCGACAAATTGGGTTATATCAAAGTAGGGCAACAAGCCAGCTTTGCTGTGGTGGATGAGTGTTTTCATCTCACCGATACATTCATCAGAGGAAATCATATTTACTCTGTATCCGGGGAAAATGTATAG
- a CDS encoding chondroitinase family polysaccharide lyase: MLIKNPLAHAVTLSLCLSLPAQALPSLSHETFGDIYLFENELPNTLITSNNNQLSLSKQHAKDGEKSLQWQYQPQATLTLNNIVNYQDDKNTATPLTFMMWIYNEKPQSSPLTFAFKQNNKIALSFNTELNFTGWRGIAVPFRDMKGSATGQFEQLVITAPNQAGTLFFDQIMMSVPLDNRWAVPDYQTPYVNNAVNTMVSKNWSALLMYDQMFQAHYPTLNFDTEFRDDQIEMTSIYQRFEHYQGIDSDKKITSDMLNKNLALWEKLELTQHADGSITGRALDHPNRQNFMKVEGVFSEETKKALLDTNMLRDVGKTLLQTAIYLRSNSLSTTDRQKLEDRYLLGTRYVLEQGFTRGSGYQIITHVGYQTRELFDAWFIGRHILAKNNLLAPTQQAMMWYNATGRIFEKDNEIVDANVDILNTQLQWMIKSLLMLPDYQQRQQALAQLQNWLSKTILSSKGVAGGFKSDGSIFHHSQHYPAYAKDAFGGLAPSIYALSDSPFRLTTSAHERLKDVLLKMRIYTKEAQIPVVLSGRHPTGLHKIGIAPFKWMALAGTPDGKQKLDTTLSAAYAKLDNKTHFEDIKAESEPVGAWAMNYASMAIQRRASTQSPQQSWLAIARGFSRYLVGNESYENNNRYGRYLQYGQLEIIPADLTQSGFSHAGWDWNRYPGTTTIHLPYNELEAKLSQLPAAGIEEMLLSTESYSGANTLNNNSMFAMKLHGHSKYQQQSLRANKSYFLFDNRVIALGSGIENNDKQHTTETTLFQFAVPKLQSVIINGKKVNQLDTQLTLNNADTLIDPAGNLYKLTKGQTVKFSYQKQHSLDDRNSEPTEQLFATAVISHGNAPSNATYEYAIAIESQDNKSPEYTVLQHNNQLHAVKDKLTQEEGYAFFEATQLDSANATLLSSDAPVMVMAKTQNQQLTLSIVNPDLNLYQGIEKDQIDHKGDQIEVSVYSRDWLTAESQPINSTITVKGIWKLATPQAGVIIKHHNNNTLISTTTIQAAPIVINLVKYNS, encoded by the coding sequence ATGCTAATAAAAAACCCTTTAGCCCACGCGGTTACATTAAGCCTCTGTTTATCATTACCCGCACAAGCATTACCCTCTCTATCTCATGAAACTTTCGGCGATATTTATCTTTTTGAAAATGAACTACCTAATACCCTTATTACTTCAAATAATAATCAATTATCGCTAAGCAAACAGCATGCTAAAGACGGTGAAAAATCACTACAATGGCAATATCAACCACAAGCAACATTAACGCTAAATAATATTGTTAATTACCAAGATGATAAAAATACAGCAACTCCACTCACTTTTATGATGTGGATTTATAATGAAAAACCTCAATCTTCCCCATTAACGTTCGCATTTAAACAAAATAATAAAATTGCACTAAGTTTTAATACTGAACTTAATTTTACGGGATGGCGAGGTATTGCTGTTCCTTTTCGTGATATGAAAGGCTCTGCAACAGGTCAATTTGAACAATTGGTGATCACTGCCCCAAACCAAGCCGGAACACTCTTTTTTGATCAAATAATGATGAGCGTACCGTTAGACAATCGTTGGGCTGTTCCTGACTATCAAACACCTTACGTAAATAACGCAGTAAACACGATGGTTAGTAAAAACTGGAGTGCGTTATTGATGTACGATCAAATGTTTCAAGCTCATTACCCCACTTTAAACTTCGATACTGAATTTCGCGATGATCAAATAGAAATGACTTCGATTTATCAGCGTTTTGAGCATTATCAGGGAATTGATAGTGATAAAAAAATCACCTCTGACATGCTCAATAAAAATTTAGCACTTTGGGAAAAATTAGAATTAACGCAACACGCTGATGGATCAATCACAGGAAGAGCACTTGATCACCCTAACCGACAGAATTTTATGAAAGTCGAAGGTGTATTTAGTGAGGAGACTAAAAAAGCATTACTTGATACCAATATGCTAAGAGATGTAGGTAAAACGCTTCTTCAAACTGCTATTTATTTGCGTAGTAATTCATTATCAACGACTGATAGGCAAAAATTAGAAGATCGTTATTTATTAGGCACTCGTTACGTTCTCGAACAAGGTTTTACACGTGGTAGTGGTTATCAAATTATTACTCATGTTGGTTATCAAACCAGAGAACTTTTTGACGCATGGTTTATTGGCCGTCATATTCTCGCAAAAAATAACCTTCTAGCGCCCACTCAACAGGCCATGATGTGGTACAACGCTACAGGACGAATTTTTGAAAAAGATAATGAAATCGTTGATGCAAATGTCGATATTCTCAATACTCAATTGCAATGGATGATAAAAAGTTTATTGATGCTACCTGATTATCAGCAACGTCAACAAGCCTTAGCACAACTGCAAAATTGGTTAAGTAAAACGATACTAAGCTCAAAAGGTGTTGCTGGCGGTTTCAAATCTGATGGTTCTATTTTTCATCATTCACAACATTACCCTGCTTATGCGAAAGACGCATTTGGTGGTTTAGCGCCCAGTATTTATGCGTTAAGTGATTCACCTTTTCGCTTAACTACTTCAGCACATGAACGTTTAAAAGATGTTTTGTTAAAAATGCGGATCTACACCAAAGAGGCACAAATTCCTGTGGTATTAAGTGGTCGTCACCCAACTGGATTGCATAAAATAGGGATCGCTCCATTTAAATGGATGGCATTAGCAGGAACACCAGATGGTAAACAAAAGTTAGATACCACATTATCCGCCGCTTATGCAAAATTAGACAACAAAACGCATTTTGAAGATATTAAAGCTGAAAGTGAACCGGTTGGTGCATGGGCAATGAATTATGCATCAATGGCAATACAACGAAGAGCATCGACTCAATCACCGCAACAAAGCTGGCTCGCCATAGCGCGTGGTTTTAGCCGTTATCTTGTTGGTAATGAAAGCTATGAAAATAACAACCGTTATGGTCGTTATTTACAATATGGACAATTAGAAATTATTCCAGCTGATTTAACTCAATCAGGGTTTAGTCATGCTGGATGGGATTGGAATAGATATCCAGGTACAACAACTATTCATCTTCCCTATAACGAACTTGAAGCAAAACTTAGTCAATTACCTGCTGCCGGTATTGAAGAAATGTTGCTTTCAACAGAAAGTTACTCTGGTGCAAATACACTTAATAATAACAGTATGTTTGCCATGAAATTACATGGTCACAGTAAATATCAACAACAAAGCTTAAGAGCTAATAAATCCTATTTCTTATTTGATAATAGAGTTATCGCTTTAGGCTCTGGTATTGAAAATAACGATAAACAACATACAACCGAAACAACGCTATTCCAGTTTGCCGTTCCTAAATTACAGTCAGTGATAATTAATGGTAAAAAGGTGAATCAATTAGATACTCAATTAACCTTAAATAATGCAGATACTTTAATTGATCCTGCTGGAAACTTATATAAGCTCACAAAAGGACAAACTGTAAAATTTAGTTATCAAAAACAACATTCGCTTGATGACAGAAATTCAGAACCAACAGAACAATTATTTGCAACAGCCGTTATTTCTCATGGTAACGCGCCTAGTAATGCAACTTATGAGTATGCGATAGCGATTGAATCTCAAGATAATAAATCCCCCGAATACACAGTATTACAACATAATAATCAACTTCATGCGGTAAAAGATAAATTAACCCAAGAGGAGGGATATGCTTTTTTTGAAGCCACCCAGTTAGATTCAGCGAATGCAACATTATTATCCAGTGATGCACCGGTTATGGTCATGGCTAAAACACAAAATCAGCAATTAACATTAAGTATTGTTAACCCTGATTTAAATTTATATCAAGGTATAGAAAAAGATCAAATTGATCATAAAGGTGATCAAATTGAGGTCAGTGTTTATTCTCGAGATTGGCTTACAGCAGAATCTCAACCAATAAACAGCACTATTACCGTAAAAGGAATATGGAAATTAGCAACACCTCAAGCCGGTGTTATTATTAAGCATCACAATAACAACACTCTTATTTCGACAACAACAATACAGGCAGCACCTATTGTTATTAATCTAGTTAAGTATAATTCATAA
- the kduD gene encoding 2-dehydro-3-deoxy-D-gluconate 5-dehydrogenase KduD, with protein sequence MNLFDLNGKIAIVTGCNTGLGQGMAIGLAKAGADIVGVGIQDAPETRQQVEALGRRFHYITQNLMKQDGLQALVDEAVSVMGRIDILVNNAGIIRREDLLEFSEKDWDDVIDINQKTLFFLSQKVARQFVKQGDGGKIINIASMLSYQGGIRVPSYTASKSAVMGLTRALATELSQYNINVNAIAPGYMATDNTAALRADDARNAAILERIPLGRWGVPEDVAGPAIFLASKASDYVNGYTIAVDGGWLAR encoded by the coding sequence ATGAATTTATTCGATTTAAATGGCAAGATTGCTATTGTCACTGGTTGTAATACAGGTTTAGGCCAAGGTATGGCTATTGGTTTAGCCAAAGCGGGCGCAGATATTGTGGGGGTGGGCATTCAAGATGCGCCTGAAACTCGTCAGCAAGTGGAAGCATTAGGTCGTCGTTTTCATTACATTACACAAAATTTAATGAAACAAGATGGGTTACAAGCGCTGGTGGATGAAGCTGTTTCTGTTATGGGACGTATTGATATTTTGGTGAATAATGCAGGGATTATTCGTCGAGAAGACCTTTTAGAATTTAGTGAAAAAGATTGGGATGATGTGATTGATATTAATCAGAAAACATTGTTTTTTTTATCTCAAAAAGTAGCTCGCCAATTTGTAAAACAAGGTGACGGTGGAAAGATAATTAATATTGCTTCTATGCTCTCTTATCAAGGAGGTATTCGAGTACCTTCCTACACAGCAAGTAAATCTGCAGTCATGGGATTAACCCGTGCATTGGCAACGGAATTATCTCAATACAATATTAATGTCAATGCAATTGCTCCTGGTTATATGGCAACAGATAACACTGCAGCCCTACGTGCTGATGATGCACGTAATGCGGCTATTTTAGAGAGAATTCCGTTAGGGCGCTGGGGTGTTCCCGAAGATGTTGCAGGTCCTGCTATTTTCTTAGCGTCTAAAGCCAGTGATTATGTTAATGGATACACCATTGCGGTTGATGGTGGTTGGTTAGCTCGTTAA
- a CDS encoding glycoside hydrolase family 88/105 protein, producing MEHANTDTLQRELVLKNMKRVYRYQSANQVRSVRRRSGKTRFIKDTDWERGVLWSCVSAAWQATQDEEYLNGVLNYTLHTGFRTGPNARFADDHVCAQAYLAISPLFEQSEVVEPTIKAFDIMLNEPKRGREDWWWCDALFMAPPGFAALAEITNERRYLDYMHTAYWDAIDHLRDPETGLIFRDHRYIPDGQGNELREANGEKVFWSRGIGWVLASIPRILKYMPDDYHDRERYIALFKELATSILDYQHEDGFWRTSLLDPDNFPAPESSATALFCYGLAWGINQGVLEKDVYFPALNRAWSALQTCIHDNGMIGWVQLPAFNPREVKFEHNMDYGAGAYLLAGSEVLNLL from the coding sequence ATGGAACACGCTAATACAGATACTTTGCAAAGAGAGCTTGTATTAAAAAACATGAAGCGAGTGTATCGTTATCAATCGGCTAATCAAGTTCGCAGTGTTCGTCGCCGTAGTGGTAAAACCCGTTTTATTAAAGATACCGACTGGGAACGTGGTGTTTTATGGAGTTGTGTAAGTGCAGCATGGCAGGCAACACAAGATGAAGAGTATCTCAATGGTGTGTTGAATTACACTTTACATACTGGGTTTAGAACAGGCCCCAACGCACGTTTTGCAGATGATCATGTTTGTGCACAAGCTTATCTGGCTATTAGCCCGCTTTTTGAACAATCTGAAGTGGTTGAACCAACAATCAAAGCGTTTGATATTATGCTTAATGAGCCAAAACGCGGTCGTGAGGATTGGTGGTGGTGTGATGCACTCTTTATGGCGCCTCCAGGCTTTGCTGCATTAGCTGAAATTACCAATGAGCGACGTTATTTAGATTATATGCACACAGCTTATTGGGATGCGATTGACCATTTACGTGATCCTGAAACAGGGCTTATCTTCCGTGATCATCGCTATATTCCTGATGGTCAAGGTAATGAATTACGCGAAGCTAATGGTGAAAAAGTATTTTGGAGCCGTGGTATCGGTTGGGTCTTAGCTTCGATACCGCGTATTTTAAAATATATGCCTGATGATTATCATGATCGTGAGCGTTATATTGCACTGTTTAAAGAATTAGCGACATCCATCCTAGATTATCAACATGAAGATGGTTTTTGGCGAACAAGTTTACTCGATCCTGATAATTTTCCTGCACCAGAAAGTTCAGCAACAGCGCTATTTTGTTACGGATTAGCATGGGGAATTAATCAGGGAGTATTAGAGAAAGATGTGTATTTTCCTGCATTAAATAGAGCATGGTCAGCATTACAAACCTGTATTCATGACAATGGCATGATAGGTTGGGTTCAACTTCCGGCATTTAACCCTCGTGAAGTGAAGTTTGAACATAATATGGATTATGGTGCTGGTGCTTATTTATTGGCAGGAAGTGAAGTTTTAAATCTTTTGTAA
- the kduI gene encoding 5-dehydro-4-deoxy-D-glucuronate isomerase yields MEIRQPIHSEHAKRLDTEGLRKEFLIENLFCEGEMNLTYSHIDRIIVGGIVPTTQPLALMAGKALGVDFFLERRELGAINIGGAGKVVVDGEVFDIGPREAIYIGMGAKSVEFMSDNMETPARFYMNCAPAHHTYPTRKITQQQASPEKIGNAENCNVRTIYKFLHPSVLPTCQLSMGMTVLEPGSLWNTMPCHTHERRMEVYLYFDMKDDNVVFHYMGEPTETRHLVVRNEQAVISPSWSIHSGVGSASYTFIWGMVGENQVFHDMDHVAMKDLK; encoded by the coding sequence ATGGAAATTCGTCAGCCAATTCATAGTGAACATGCTAAAAGGCTTGATACAGAAGGACTTCGCAAGGAGTTTCTGATAGAGAACCTATTCTGTGAAGGGGAAATGAATCTCACTTATAGCCATATAGATCGTATTATTGTTGGCGGTATTGTTCCTACAACACAGCCTTTAGCATTAATGGCGGGTAAAGCCTTAGGCGTTGATTTCTTTTTAGAAAGACGTGAGTTAGGTGCCATTAATATTGGTGGCGCTGGTAAAGTGGTTGTTGATGGAGAAGTATTTGATATTGGTCCTCGTGAAGCCATTTATATTGGAATGGGGGCTAAAAGTGTTGAGTTTATGAGTGATAATATGGAAACTCCAGCTCGTTTTTATATGAACTGTGCGCCAGCTCATCATACTTATCCAACACGCAAAATAACGCAGCAACAAGCATCACCAGAAAAAATTGGTAATGCAGAAAATTGTAATGTTCGTACTATTTATAAATTCTTACACCCTTCAGTTCTGCCAACGTGCCAATTATCCATGGGGATGACAGTTCTTGAACCAGGTAGTTTATGGAATACCATGCCTTGCCATACTCATGAGCGTCGCATGGAAGTGTATCTCTATTTTGATATGAAAGATGATAACGTGGTGTTCCATTATATGGGAGAACCAACGGAAACTCGTCATTTGGTTGTTCGCAATGAACAAGCCGTCATCAGCCCTAGCTGGTCAATTCACTCAGGTGTAGGCTCTGCATCTTATACCTTTATTTGGGGAATGGTTGGTGAAAATCAAGTCTTCCACGATATGGATCATGTGGCAATGAAAGATCTGAAATAA
- the agaF gene encoding PTS galactosamine/N-acetylgalactosamine transporter subunit IIA produces the protein MIGLIVSGHLNFASGMASAVKAIAGEQEDIAFIDFVESISPDELEEKMREAINSMSCQQYLFLTDLPGGTPCNRAMAIMMQNPAVEVLAGVNLPMIVNAAFEREGCSTSELVQTLREIGQDSIQDIREQLAQIDSNDTDEEDGL, from the coding sequence ATGATAGGTCTTATTGTTTCAGGACATCTTAATTTTGCTTCAGGTATGGCATCAGCCGTAAAAGCGATTGCTGGCGAGCAAGAAGATATCGCATTTATCGATTTTGTTGAGTCAATTTCTCCTGATGAACTTGAAGAAAAAATGCGTGAAGCGATTAACTCAATGTCATGTCAGCAATATCTATTCTTAACAGATTTACCCGGTGGAACCCCTTGTAATAGGGCAATGGCCATTATGATGCAGAACCCTGCTGTTGAAGTGTTAGCGGGTGTGAATCTACCGATGATTGTTAATGCGGCCTTTGAACGAGAAGGATGTTCAACGTCAGAGTTAGTGCAAACGTTACGCGAAATAGGTCAAGACAGTATTCAAGATATTCGTGAGCAATTGGCTCAAATAGACAGCAATGATACTGATGAAGAAGACGGCTTATGA
- the agaV gene encoding PTS N-acetylgalactosamine transporter subunit IIB, with protein sequence MNTPNIVWTRIDERLLHGQIRITWGKHTEANLILVANDDAAEGPNAAFMQAGMKASAGGEYAVRFFSIQKTIDVISKASPRQKIFVLCNNPKDVARLVEGGVPITHCNVGNMHFHEGKRQIAKTVSVDETDIDAFKRLVANGVTCTIQNTPDQTPVDVLTLASA encoded by the coding sequence ATGAACACACCGAATATTGTCTGGACCCGCATTGATGAACGTTTACTCCATGGTCAAATCCGCATTACATGGGGAAAACATACAGAAGCAAACCTGATTTTAGTGGCTAATGATGACGCAGCAGAAGGCCCAAACGCCGCATTCATGCAAGCTGGAATGAAAGCATCAGCAGGTGGTGAATATGCTGTTCGCTTCTTCTCTATTCAAAAAACCATTGATGTTATTAGCAAAGCATCACCTCGTCAGAAAATTTTTGTGTTGTGTAATAACCCGAAAGATGTTGCCCGTTTAGTGGAAGGTGGCGTGCCCATTACTCACTGCAATGTTGGCAATATGCATTTTCATGAAGGGAAACGCCAAATTGCAAAAACAGTATCCGTTGATGAAACCGATATTGATGCATTTAAACGCCTTGTTGCAAATGGGGTAACTTGCACAATTCAAAACACTCCCGATCAGACACCTGTTGATGTATTAACACTCGCATCTGCTTGA
- the agaW gene encoding PTS N-acetylgalactosamine transporter subunit IIC, with amino-acid sequence MIFEASLVALWAFFCGIDKYDVALNIHRPLITGPVVGLIMGDMQVGLIAGATLELAWLGLVPNAGAQPPDVTLGTIAAVAFAVMTNQSPEVAMGIGMPIAVLMQMLVIGFFAMTAFTMGKADRYAERADAGGVSRLLIITIIVRSLLYALVAFVTVYFGEHAAQWIDDNTPKVLLEGLGIGAKMVPAIGFAMLLKIMWSKEVAGVFFIGFVMTTYLKLPIMAVAILGASAAALYFFFSGNNKNTSQQNEDFEDGI; translated from the coding sequence ATGATTTTTGAAGCTTCTTTAGTGGCTTTATGGGCCTTCTTTTGCGGTATAGATAAGTATGACGTTGCATTAAATATCCATCGTCCATTAATTACAGGGCCTGTTGTCGGGCTGATTATGGGCGATATGCAGGTTGGATTGATTGCAGGGGCAACATTAGAACTTGCTTGGTTAGGACTTGTTCCTAACGCTGGTGCTCAGCCACCAGATGTAACATTAGGCACTATTGCTGCGGTTGCTTTTGCAGTAATGACAAATCAATCACCTGAAGTTGCTATGGGTATTGGTATGCCAATTGCGGTGTTAATGCAAATGTTGGTGATTGGCTTCTTTGCAATGACTGCGTTCACTATGGGAAAAGCCGATAGATACGCAGAAAGAGCCGATGCTGGTGGTGTGTCACGGCTACTGATTATCACGATTATAGTACGTTCATTACTCTACGCATTAGTTGCCTTCGTAACGGTCTATTTCGGTGAACATGCGGCCCAGTGGATTGATGATAATACCCCGAAAGTGTTGCTTGAAGGTCTAGGTATTGGCGCGAAGATGGTTCCGGCTATTGGTTTCGCAATGTTGTTGAAAATCATGTGGTCAAAAGAAGTTGCTGGTGTGTTCTTCATTGGTTTCGTGATGACAACCTATTTAAAACTCCCAATTATGGCGGTCGCTATTTTAGGCGCATCAGCCGCTGCACTCTACTTCTTCTTTAGCGGTAATAACAAAAATACAAGTCAGCAAAATGAGGATTTCGAAGATGGTATCTGA